One genomic region from Granulicatella adiacens ATCC 49175 encodes:
- the glmM gene encoding phosphoglucosamine mutase: protein MGKYFGTDGVRGVANAELTPELAFKLGRYGGYVLLQQAEGNAHPRVLVGRDTRISGQLLEHALIAGLLSVGIEVMQLGVIPTPGVAYLTRVQGAVAGVMISASHNPAQDNGIKFFGGDGFKLTDETEAQIEALLDAEEDTLPRPSTDALGTVDEYLEGTLKYSQFLQNTVDSLSGMKVALDGANGATASMLTRLFADLDTDFHTMGDKPNGVNINDGVGSTHPEALVEFVKETGADIGLSFDGDGDRCIAVDENGTIVDGDKIMFILGKHFKNQGTLSKDTIVSTVMSNLGFHKAVEAEGMVALQTAVGDRYVVEEMRKNNYNFGGEQSGHIIILDLNTTGDGLLSGIQLMNVMKQTGKSLSELASEVPTYPQELVNIRVSDKNGVMEVPAIKEVIDAVEAEMDGNGRVLVRPSGTEPLVRVMVEAPTDELVHDYVTRIADVVRKEVGID from the coding sequence ATGGGCAAATATTTTGGAACAGATGGTGTTCGTGGCGTAGCTAACGCAGAATTAACACCAGAATTAGCATTTAAACTAGGCCGTTATGGCGGTTATGTATTATTACAACAAGCAGAAGGAAATGCACATCCACGAGTATTAGTGGGGCGTGACACTCGTATTTCTGGTCAATTATTAGAGCATGCTTTAATCGCTGGATTACTCTCTGTAGGGATTGAAGTAATGCAACTTGGAGTGATTCCTACTCCAGGGGTAGCTTATTTAACACGAGTACAAGGCGCTGTAGCTGGGGTTATGATTTCAGCATCCCACAATCCTGCTCAAGATAATGGAATTAAATTCTTCGGGGGAGATGGATTTAAACTAACAGATGAAACAGAAGCGCAAATCGAAGCATTATTAGATGCCGAAGAAGACACATTACCACGTCCTTCTACAGACGCATTAGGAACAGTAGATGAATACTTAGAAGGAACATTGAAATACAGCCAATTCCTACAAAATACGGTAGATTCTCTATCAGGAATGAAAGTCGCTTTAGACGGCGCAAACGGAGCCACAGCTTCCATGTTAACGCGTTTATTCGCTGACTTAGACACAGACTTCCACACAATGGGTGACAAACCAAACGGCGTGAACATTAACGATGGCGTAGGGTCAACACATCCAGAAGCCTTAGTGGAGTTCGTAAAAGAAACAGGAGCAGATATCGGTTTGAGTTTTGACGGAGACGGAGACCGCTGTATCGCAGTTGATGAAAATGGAACAATCGTTGATGGTGATAAAATCATGTTCATCCTTGGTAAACACTTCAAGAACCAAGGGACTTTAAGCAAAGATACGATCGTATCAACCGTTATGAGTAACCTAGGATTCCATAAAGCGGTAGAAGCTGAAGGAATGGTTGCTCTTCAAACAGCAGTTGGTGACCGTTACGTGGTTGAAGAAATGCGCAAAAACAACTACAACTTTGGTGGGGAACAATCAGGACATATCATTATCCTTGATTTAAACACTACAGGTGACGGATTACTTTCAGGAATTCAATTAATGAATGTTATGAAACAAACTGGCAAATCATTAAGCGAATTAGCCAGTGAAGTACCAACATACCCACAAGAATTAGTAAACATTCGTGTGAGCGATAAAAATGGAGTAATGGAAGTTCCAGCGATTAAAGAAGTCATCGATGCTGTAGAGGCTGAGATGGATGGAAACGGACGTGTGCTTGTTCGTCCAAGTGGTACTGAGCCGCTTGTTCGTGTCATGGTTGAAGCACCAACAGATGAACTCGTTCACGACTACGTAACACGTATTGCTGACGTTGTTCGTAAAGAAGTTGGGATTGACTAA
- the rpsN gene encoding 30S ribosomal protein S14 translates to MAKKSKIAKYEKQKALIERYAEERYTLKQAGDIDGLRKLPKNSNPNRLKFRDQTDGRPRGYMRKFGLSRIKFRELAHIGLIPGIKKASW, encoded by the coding sequence ATGGCAAAGAAATCTAAAATTGCAAAGTATGAAAAACAAAAAGCGCTCATCGAACGTTACGCTGAAGAACGTTATACCCTAAAGCAAGCTGGAGACATTGACGGGCTAAGAAAACTGCCTAAAAATTCAAATCCGAACCGATTGAAGTTTCGTGATCAAACGGATGGCCGTCCAAGAGGATATATGCGTAAATTTGGCTTGTCACGTATTAAATTCAGAGAATTAGCGCATATAGGACTAATTCCTGGTATTAAAAAAGCAAGTTGGTAA